The Prevotella melaninogenica ATCC 25845 genome includes a window with the following:
- a CDS encoding tetratricopeptide repeat protein gives MNVEEILSKAINCLMDRRLSNAIEVLEQLYVQRPSLMGHSEFEAIKSDYQLMVDYMGRGFSDSHRESLYSTLLQRLYRVAADLEISWRCKNVSAYVNSFRVIDHLNTSHDFVRTVLESFVSDIAMLSLQPEETREQKSTELYDRHQSFMNRLFSALWTSCQWTDDDCKFYTELLLSPTVMSTDQQVIVSAISLGAMNQFDINKFKTLVNVYQQATDEHVRQRALVGWVLAVFEGMDIFPEQDALIRELCENPTITRELLTLQIQFFYSKDAEKDNDKIQRDIMPDIMRNSNLTIGRLGIMEKEEDAIESILHQDADEKRMEQMEEKVRKMMDMQKQGSDIYFGGFSQMKRFPFFNDMVNWFTPFYLNHPALRPVISKLGDTKFLNTLMERSNFCESDRYSFAFALEQIINQLPSDIKEVIGSDAMLGPLAESDDVEDAISIRRTYLQDLYRFFRLYHTANDFINPFEDNGKGDFVADTFFFTYKSFMGTGLDDVKLRLASHLYKHQQMTELAELLTTFQSADPRYAILMGYTNINMGKAEFAYQFFDYALKTEPDNQWALKGKARAALDAEDYKTAEEVYTELLKLEPGHKNYTMNRCVALLKLGRTSEVREELFRLDYQYPEDMNVKRVLAWAMLSDNSLDKASLLYDTLLTSTPAHEDYLNAGYCRWAMGNVQRAVELFREWIVKSGKSREQLLEEFRSDADTLEMYGISETDCFLMLSLVG, from the coding sequence GTGAATGTAGAGGAGATTCTTAGCAAGGCTATAAACTGTTTAATGGACAGAAGGTTGAGTAATGCCATTGAGGTATTAGAGCAACTTTATGTTCAGCGTCCATCACTTATGGGACACAGTGAGTTTGAAGCTATCAAATCTGATTATCAGTTGATGGTAGACTATATGGGAAGGGGTTTCTCAGATAGTCATCGTGAATCACTCTATAGCACATTGTTGCAGCGACTTTACCGTGTTGCTGCCGACCTTGAGATTAGCTGGCGATGCAAGAATGTTAGTGCATACGTTAACTCTTTTAGGGTAATTGACCACCTGAATACCAGCCATGACTTCGTTCGTACAGTGTTAGAATCATTTGTTTCAGACATCGCTATGCTCTCACTTCAACCAGAAGAAACAAGAGAACAGAAGAGTACTGAGTTATATGATCGTCACCAATCGTTTATGAATCGTCTTTTTAGTGCCTTATGGACATCGTGTCAATGGACTGATGATGATTGTAAATTCTATACAGAGTTGCTCCTTTCTCCTACTGTTATGTCAACTGATCAGCAGGTTATTGTAAGTGCAATTAGCCTTGGCGCAATGAATCAGTTTGATATTAATAAGTTCAAAACACTTGTCAATGTATATCAGCAGGCTACAGACGAGCATGTAAGACAGCGTGCATTGGTGGGCTGGGTGTTAGCAGTCTTCGAAGGAATGGACATCTTCCCAGAGCAGGATGCGTTGATACGTGAGCTCTGTGAGAACCCTACTATCACTCGTGAATTACTGACTTTACAGATTCAGTTCTTCTATAGTAAGGATGCTGAGAAGGATAATGACAAGATTCAACGTGATATTATGCCTGATATCATGCGCAACTCTAATCTGACAATCGGGCGTCTTGGCATTATGGAAAAGGAAGAAGATGCGATAGAGAGTATCCTCCACCAAGATGCTGATGAGAAGCGCATGGAGCAGATGGAAGAGAAGGTACGCAAGATGATGGATATGCAGAAGCAAGGTTCTGATATCTATTTTGGCGGTTTCAGTCAGATGAAGCGATTCCCTTTCTTCAATGATATGGTGAATTGGTTTACTCCTTTCTACTTGAATCACCCTGCTTTACGCCCTGTGATAAGTAAATTAGGCGACACAAAGTTCTTAAATACTCTCATGGAAAGAAGTAATTTCTGTGAGTCGGATAGATACTCTTTTGCTTTTGCTTTAGAACAAATCATCAATCAGTTACCATCTGATATTAAGGAGGTAATAGGTTCTGATGCAATGTTAGGACCGTTGGCAGAAAGTGATGATGTGGAAGATGCTATTAGTATTCGTCGTACCTACTTACAAGACCTTTACCGTTTCTTCCGTCTTTATCATACAGCTAATGACTTTATTAATCCATTTGAGGATAATGGTAAGGGTGACTTTGTTGCTGATACCTTCTTCTTTACGTATAAATCCTTCATGGGCACAGGACTCGATGATGTCAAGTTGCGCTTGGCTTCACACTTGTATAAGCATCAGCAGATGACGGAACTTGCAGAACTTCTGACTACTTTCCAAAGTGCAGACCCACGATATGCCATCTTAATGGGTTATACAAATATCAATATGGGTAAGGCTGAGTTTGCTTATCAGTTCTTTGATTATGCGTTGAAGACTGAGCCTGATAATCAGTGGGCGCTGAAAGGAAAGGCAAGAGCAGCACTTGACGCAGAGGATTATAAAACTGCAGAAGAGGTGTATACTGAGTTGCTGAAATTAGAACCAGGTCATAAGAATTACACAATGAATCGTTGTGTTGCTCTTTTGAAGTTAGGTAGGACAAGCGAGGTGCGTGAAGAGTTATTCCGTCTTGACTATCAATATCCGGAAGACATGAATGTGAAGCGTGTTCTTGCATGGGCAATGCTGTCGGATAATAGTCTTGATAAGGCTTCACTGTTGTATGACACGCTGTTAACATCAACTCCAGCGCATGAGGATTATCTGAATGCAGGCTATTGTCGGTGGGCTATGGGCAATGTTCAACGTGCTGTTGAGCTATTCCGAGAATGGATAGTAAAGAGTGGAAAGAGTAGGGAGCAATTATTAGAAGAGTTCCGTAGTGATGCTGACACATTGGAGATGTACGGTATTTCTGAAACTGACTGCTTCTTAATGTTGAGTTTAGTTGGTTAA
- a CDS encoding DNA alkylation repair protein — protein MNEQIHEKLKEIKQSFRLLMNGVASHSMRQKGVTYKINWGVPIPDLQKMAAEYGKDYELAIELWKEDIRECQVLATLIMPAEKMDEDLVEVWMERLRTQEMAELLAFNLLQYLDFAPALAYKWIASDRDMYQLCGYQLLARLFARGMEPNERGINEFLDQAHTTLAGESLPLRHAAYNCVLSFCELGEDFDTIAQKALADLNIL, from the coding sequence ATGAATGAACAGATACACGAGAAACTGAAAGAGATTAAACAGTCTTTCCGCCTCTTGATGAATGGAGTTGCATCGCACTCTATGCGTCAAAAGGGTGTTACGTATAAGATAAACTGGGGAGTACCAATCCCTGATTTGCAGAAGATGGCAGCTGAATATGGTAAGGATTATGAGCTCGCTATAGAACTATGGAAAGAGGATATTCGTGAGTGTCAGGTACTGGCTACGCTTATTATGCCAGCTGAGAAAATGGATGAAGACCTTGTGGAAGTATGGATGGAACGCCTTCGCACACAGGAAATGGCTGAGTTATTGGCTTTTAATCTTCTTCAGTATCTTGACTTCGCACCAGCTTTGGCATACAAGTGGATAGCTTCTGATCGTGATATGTATCAGCTTTGTGGCTACCAGTTGCTTGCTCGTTTGTTTGCTCGTGGTATGGAACCTAATGAGCGAGGGATTAATGAGTTCCTTGATCAGGCACACACAACGTTAGCAGGTGAGAGCCTACCATTGAGACATGCTGCATATAATTGTGTTCTAAGTTTCTGCGAATTAGGAGAAGACTTCGATACTATAGCACAGAAAGCGCTTGCTGATCTTAATATCCTTTAG
- the dapA gene encoding 4-hydroxy-tetrahydrodipicolinate synthase, with protein MQNVFHGLGIALITPFKEDFSIDYEALENLVNYHLDNGADFFCILATTGESPCLSREEKDQLTAVIKRIVNGRVPILKYCGGNNTAAVVEEIKTTDWSGIDGILSICPYYNKPSQEGLYQHFKAIAKASPLPIVLYNVPGRVGVNMTAETTVRIASEFTNVVAIKEASGNLEQVDEIIKNKPKHFEVISGDDALTFPMIASGAVGVISVIGNALPKEFSRMIRLEFKGEYEPARKIHHQFTELYKLLFVDGNPAGCKALLNDMGMIENVLRLPLVPTRIETKQKMNEILKGMRI; from the coding sequence ATGCAGAATGTTTTTCATGGATTAGGTATAGCATTGATAACTCCATTTAAGGAAGATTTCAGTATTGATTATGAAGCACTTGAAAACTTGGTTAACTACCATTTAGATAACGGTGCTGACTTCTTCTGCATTCTTGCTACTACTGGTGAGTCTCCTTGTCTTTCACGTGAAGAAAAGGATCAACTGACTGCTGTCATTAAACGAATCGTTAATGGTCGTGTGCCAATCCTAAAGTATTGTGGTGGAAACAATACTGCTGCTGTTGTAGAAGAAATCAAAACGACTGATTGGAGTGGTATTGATGGTATTCTTAGTATCTGTCCTTATTATAATAAACCAAGTCAGGAGGGACTTTATCAGCATTTTAAGGCTATTGCAAAGGCAAGCCCACTGCCGATAGTTTTGTACAATGTGCCTGGTCGCGTTGGTGTCAACATGACTGCAGAGACAACAGTTCGCATCGCTTCAGAGTTTACCAATGTCGTTGCTATCAAAGAGGCGTCAGGTAACTTGGAGCAAGTAGATGAGATTATAAAGAACAAACCAAAGCACTTTGAGGTTATCAGTGGTGATGATGCCTTGACCTTCCCAATGATAGCAAGTGGTGCTGTAGGTGTTATCTCAGTTATTGGTAATGCCCTGCCTAAGGAATTTTCACGTATGATTCGTTTGGAATTTAAGGGCGAGTATGAGCCTGCACGCAAAATACATCATCAGTTTACTGAGCTTTACAAACTTCTCTTTGTGGATGGTAATCCTGCAGGTTGTAAGGCTCTCTTGAATGATATGGGTATGATAGAGAATGTATTGCGTCTTCCTTTGGTTCCAACACGTATTGAGACAAAGCAGAAGATGAATGAGATTCTCAAAGGAATGAGAATCTAA
- a CDS encoding tetratricopeptide repeat protein, producing MVNNKEQGTYEDTLNKSEATFLKYKKPFIIAIVAIVVVVAGFILYKNYISAPREAEASTELAKSQTLFNSQQYDQALAGFQKVQSDYSSTDAGNLANLYVALCYAHQAKPNWAKALENAEKFSTSDDEMISPASQMALGDIYANNNQNDKAVECFKKAAKMANSEAADNTNLTIAPLALRKAGVLLESEGKKAEALEIYKDIKKTYVNSPIYQDIDKYIERASN from the coding sequence ATGGTAAACAACAAAGAACAGGGTACATACGAAGATACCCTTAACAAATCAGAGGCTACGTTCTTGAAGTACAAGAAGCCTTTCATTATCGCTATCGTTGCTATCGTAGTGGTTGTAGCTGGCTTTATCCTTTACAAAAACTACATTTCTGCTCCACGTGAGGCAGAGGCAAGTACTGAGTTGGCTAAGAGTCAGACACTCTTCAACAGTCAGCAGTATGACCAGGCTCTCGCTGGTTTCCAGAAGGTTCAGAGTGACTATAGCAGCACTGATGCTGGCAACCTTGCAAACCTTTATGTTGCACTTTGCTATGCACATCAAGCTAAGCCAAACTGGGCAAAGGCATTGGAGAATGCGGAGAAGTTTAGCACAAGCGACGACGAGATGATTAGTCCAGCTTCTCAGATGGCACTTGGTGATATCTATGCTAACAACAACCAGAATGATAAGGCTGTTGAGTGCTTCAAGAAAGCTGCAAAGATGGCTAACTCTGAGGCTGCTGATAACACCAATCTCACTATTGCTCCATTAGCATTGCGCAAGGCAGGTGTCCTCCTCGAGAGCGAAGGTAAGAAGGCTGAAGCACTTGAGATTTACAAGGATATCAAGAAGACTTACGTCAACTCTCCTATCTATCAGGATATTGACAAGTATATTGAGCGTGCTTCTAACTAA
- the recF gene encoding DNA replication/repair protein RecF (All proteins in this family for which functions are known are DNA-binding proteins that assist the filamentation of RecA onto DNA for the initiation of recombination or recombinational repair.), translating to MQLEKLSIINYKNIQAATLNLSAKLNCFIGHNGEGKTNLLDAVYYLSFCKSAFNPKDSEVMRHDADYFVLEGDYCTDTGEHEQVYCGMKRGSKKHFKRNKKEYKRLSQHIGLVPLIFVSPADATLIEGGSEERRKLMDVVISQYDTPYIESLSRYNKALQQRNSLLKQEEEPDATLLELLEMQMAEHGEAVYKKRAAFVEELTPVFQRIYQTICSEREQVSLEYVSHCQRGDLLDVIQRDRAKDRIMGYSLHGTHKDDLVMKLGGYPMKREGSQGQNKTYVLALKLAQFDFLRRTAGNNTPLLLLDDIFDKLDSSRVEQIVRLVSGDDFGQIFITDTNRDHLDKILQGSGFNYKLFSVEGGEINEREG from the coding sequence ATGCAATTAGAGAAACTATCCATTATAAACTATAAGAATATTCAGGCGGCAACATTAAACTTGTCGGCTAAGCTTAACTGTTTTATTGGACATAATGGTGAGGGAAAGACTAATCTGCTTGATGCAGTCTATTATCTTTCGTTCTGCAAGAGTGCTTTTAATCCAAAGGACTCAGAAGTGATGCGCCATGATGCAGACTACTTTGTACTGGAAGGTGATTACTGTACGGATACTGGTGAGCATGAACAGGTGTACTGCGGTATGAAACGTGGCTCAAAGAAGCATTTTAAACGCAATAAGAAAGAATATAAACGACTGTCACAGCATATCGGACTGGTGCCATTGATTTTTGTTTCTCCAGCTGATGCGACCCTTATTGAAGGAGGAAGCGAAGAGCGAAGAAAGCTGATGGATGTGGTTATCTCACAATACGACACACCTTATATAGAATCACTCAGCCGATATAATAAGGCTTTACAACAGCGCAATAGCTTGCTGAAACAAGAGGAAGAACCAGATGCTACTCTTCTGGAACTACTTGAGATGCAGATGGCAGAGCATGGTGAAGCAGTATATAAGAAGCGAGCTGCCTTCGTAGAGGAACTTACCCCTGTTTTCCAACGTATCTATCAGACTATCTGTAGTGAGCGAGAACAGGTGTCACTCGAATATGTTTCGCATTGTCAACGTGGCGATTTGTTAGACGTTATTCAGCGTGATCGAGCAAAAGACCGTATTATGGGCTATTCACTTCATGGCACGCATAAGGATGACTTAGTGATGAAACTTGGTGGCTATCCTATGAAACGGGAAGGAAGTCAGGGACAAAATAAGACATACGTATTAGCGCTGAAGCTTGCACAGTTTGATTTCCTTAGACGCACAGCAGGCAATAACACACCATTATTATTGCTTGATGACATCTTTGATAAACTCGATAGTAGTCGTGTGGAACAGATAGTACGCTTGGTTTCTGGTGATGATTTCGGACAGATTTTCATTACAGATACGAACCGTGATCACTTAGATAAAATTCTACAAGGCAGTGGCTTCAATTACAAGCTATTCTCTGTAGAAGGTGGAGAAATAAACGAAAGAGAAGGATAA
- a CDS encoding ABC transporter substrate-binding protein, whose protein sequence is MKRINYLLILAVLTFVSCGKSDKELQAERQAQKLAEREAYQKAYKIAVMPTMDCLPAYLLKDSLLYDTAKVDIRLCRFNAQMDCDTAMIGGSVQAAFSDLVRTERLKHRNKVLMHYLTDTNLNWQLIADKDSKLKQLSDLSDKIVAMTRFSGTDLLTDMAVKKAKPKYQVFRVQVNDVLVRLAMLQNHEIDAYWFAEPQITKALSADNNSLFNSEDAGVRLGVVAIMDKVRRQDEEAAFAAAYDKAVEQINKNGVKYYSALIQKYMKVDESVVRALPDIKYTKIGPPRKADLLMARNFLSSGKVSK, encoded by the coding sequence ATGAAACGTATTAATTACCTGCTCATACTGGCTGTGCTTACCTTTGTCAGCTGCGGTAAGAGCGACAAGGAGCTGCAAGCTGAACGTCAGGCACAGAAGTTGGCTGAGCGTGAAGCTTATCAGAAAGCTTATAAAATAGCTGTGATGCCTACGATGGATTGCCTTCCGGCGTATCTATTGAAGGATAGCTTGTTATACGATACAGCGAAGGTTGATATTAGACTTTGTAGGTTTAATGCACAGATGGATTGTGATACGGCTATGATTGGGGGAAGTGTACAAGCTGCTTTTAGTGATCTTGTCCGTACAGAAAGACTGAAACATAGAAACAAGGTGCTGATGCACTATCTGACAGATACGAATCTTAATTGGCAACTGATTGCTGACAAGGATTCGAAGTTGAAGCAACTCTCTGACCTAAGTGATAAGATTGTTGCTATGACTCGTTTCTCTGGAACTGACCTTCTGACGGATATGGCGGTGAAGAAGGCTAAGCCTAAGTATCAAGTCTTTCGTGTACAGGTTAATGATGTACTGGTGAGACTTGCCATGTTGCAGAACCATGAGATTGATGCTTACTGGTTTGCTGAACCACAGATAACAAAGGCTTTATCAGCAGATAATAATTCCCTTTTTAATTCGGAAGATGCTGGTGTACGCCTTGGTGTGGTGGCTATAATGGATAAAGTGCGTCGTCAAGATGAAGAAGCAGCCTTTGCAGCGGCTTATGATAAGGCTGTAGAGCAAATCAATAAGAATGGTGTGAAGTATTATTCTGCTTTGATTCAGAAGTATATGAAGGTTGATGAATCTGTTGTACGTGCATTACCTGATATAAAATATACGAAGATTGGACCACCACGTAAGGCAGACTTGCTCATGGCACGCAACTTTCTTAGCAGTGGTAAGGTTAGTAAGTAA
- a CDS encoding CapA family protein: MMKRHSIARVVKVTICLLTPILLSFSGIGVNDIDKKKSTSKEVDDTLRIIITGDLLLDRGVRQKIDVAGVDALFSSGIDSLFQSSNYVIANLECPVTKIRERVFKRFIFRGEPEWLPTLRRHGITHLNLANNHSIDQGRRGLLDTQEQIKKAGMIPIGAGKNMEEAAEPVLISTNPRHVWVVSSLRLPLENFLYLPQKPCVSQESIDSLIMRVKRLRATDKNCYILLILHWGWEHHFRATPQQREDAHNLIDAGADAIVGHHSHTLQTIETYRGKPIYYGIGNFIFDQRKPMNSRACLVELSITAEKCKAKALPIEIKNCTPYLSK, from the coding sequence ATGATGAAGAGACATTCTATAGCTCGGGTTGTTAAAGTTACAATATGCTTGCTAACTCCTATCCTACTATCTTTCAGCGGGATAGGAGTTAATGATATAGACAAAAAGAAGTCTACTTCTAAAGAGGTAGACGACACCTTACGTATCATTATTACAGGTGACCTCCTACTTGACAGGGGGGTAAGACAGAAGATTGACGTGGCAGGAGTTGATGCTCTTTTTTCATCTGGTATCGACTCGTTGTTCCAATCTTCCAACTATGTAATTGCCAACTTAGAGTGTCCAGTGACCAAAATAAGAGAACGAGTGTTCAAACGTTTCATCTTTAGAGGCGAACCCGAATGGTTGCCTACACTACGTCGTCATGGCATAACGCACCTCAACTTAGCCAATAATCATAGTATTGACCAAGGAAGAAGAGGACTTTTAGACACACAAGAACAGATTAAAAAAGCAGGAATGATACCTATCGGGGCTGGTAAGAATATGGAGGAAGCAGCAGAACCAGTACTCATTTCTACAAATCCACGCCATGTTTGGGTAGTTTCATCCCTACGTTTACCCTTAGAAAACTTCCTCTATCTTCCTCAAAAACCTTGTGTTAGTCAGGAGAGTATAGATAGTCTTATCATGCGAGTTAAACGCTTACGAGCCACAGATAAGAATTGTTATATTCTCCTTATACTACATTGGGGATGGGAACACCACTTCAGAGCCACTCCACAGCAGCGTGAAGATGCACACAATCTAATAGATGCAGGGGCTGATGCTATTGTTGGTCACCATAGTCATACACTCCAAACAATAGAGACATATCGAGGAAAACCAATCTATTATGGCATTGGAAACTTTATCTTTGACCAAAGAAAACCAATGAATTCACGGGCTTGTCTTGTGGAGTTAAGCATCACTGCAGAGAAGTGTAAAGCAAAGGCTTTACCTATAGAAATCAAGAACTGCACACCCTACCTTAGTAAATAG
- the radA gene encoding DNA repair protein RadA translates to MAKDKIAFVCSNCGQESPKWIGKCPNCGQWNTFKEFRIAADTGSQAARNAATTLRNAASGGSVSALANKPQRLRDISSHDDPRIDMHDGELNRVLGGGLVPGSIVLLGGEPGIGKSTLTLQTILHMTQRVLYVSGEESPHQIKMRAERISKNIAENIIILSETSLEHIFEHIRDVQPELVVIDSIQTISTEDVDSSPGSITQVRECASALLRFAKTSGVPVILIGHINKEGSIAGPKILEHIVDTVIQFEGDQHYMYRILRSIKNRFGSTSELGIYEMEQQGLREVSNPSELLLTEDHEGLSGVAISSTIEGARPFLVETQALVSSAAYGTPQRSATGFDQRRLNMLLAVLEKRVGFKLMQKDVFLNIAGGLRVTDMAMDLSVIAAVLSSNVDTPIEQGWCMCGEVGLSGEVRPISRIEQRIAEAEKLGFSHIIIPKYNLSGLTGKYNIQLHPVRKVEEALRALFG, encoded by the coding sequence ATGGCAAAGGACAAGATAGCTTTCGTCTGCAGTAATTGTGGACAAGAAAGTCCAAAATGGATTGGTAAATGCCCCAACTGTGGGCAGTGGAACACATTCAAAGAGTTCCGTATCGCTGCTGATACGGGTTCACAAGCTGCACGCAATGCCGCAACAACATTGCGCAATGCAGCTTCTGGCGGCTCTGTTTCGGCTTTAGCAAATAAGCCACAGCGTCTCCGTGACATTTCATCTCACGATGACCCACGCATAGATATGCACGATGGTGAACTTAACCGTGTGTTAGGTGGCGGCTTGGTACCGGGTAGTATCGTACTACTTGGTGGCGAACCCGGTATTGGTAAGAGTACGCTGACACTGCAGACAATACTCCACATGACGCAACGTGTACTCTATGTCAGCGGTGAGGAAAGTCCTCATCAGATAAAGATGCGTGCCGAACGTATTTCCAAAAATATTGCAGAAAACATCATTATCTTGTCGGAAACATCCTTAGAACATATTTTTGAGCATATTCGTGACGTACAGCCAGAGCTTGTTGTGATAGACTCTATCCAGACTATCTCAACAGAAGACGTTGACAGTAGTCCCGGAAGCATTACTCAAGTGCGCGAATGTGCATCAGCCCTTCTACGCTTTGCAAAGACAAGTGGCGTTCCTGTGATTCTCATTGGACATATCAATAAAGAGGGAAGCATTGCTGGACCAAAGATATTAGAGCATATTGTTGACACCGTAATTCAGTTTGAAGGCGACCAACATTATATGTATCGAATCCTCCGAAGCATTAAAAACCGATTTGGTTCTACTTCAGAACTCGGTATTTACGAGATGGAACAGCAGGGACTTCGTGAGGTTAGCAACCCTTCCGAACTTCTACTTACCGAAGATCATGAGGGATTATCGGGCGTTGCTATCTCAAGTACTATTGAAGGCGCACGTCCTTTCCTCGTTGAGACACAGGCACTTGTATCATCAGCTGCCTATGGAACTCCACAGCGTTCAGCCACAGGTTTCGACCAAAGACGCCTTAACATGCTCCTCGCTGTCTTAGAGAAGCGTGTCGGTTTTAAGCTGATGCAGAAGGATGTCTTCCTGAACATTGCAGGCGGTTTGCGTGTGACAGACATGGCGATGGACCTCAGTGTCATTGCTGCCGTACTCTCATCGAATGTTGACACACCAATAGAACAAGGCTGGTGTATGTGTGGTGAGGTCGGATTGAGTGGTGAGGTACGCCCTATCAGCCGTATTGAGCAGCGCATTGCAGAAGCTGAGAAATTAGGTTTTAGCCATATCATTATTCCAAAGTATAACCTTTCAGGACTTACAGGTAAGTACAATATACAACTTCACCCCGTAAGAAAGGTTGAAGAAGCACTTAGAGCATTGTTTGGCTAA
- a CDS encoding DciA family protein has product MFRRKVQPLDDLLNQFLRQEGLESPLLQKRIIAAWDTVAGETVARYTQEKFIKNQTLFVKIINPALRANLCMMQSDLVKKLNAAVGSMVISEVKIY; this is encoded by the coding sequence ATGTTTAGACGGAAAGTACAACCCTTAGATGACTTGCTCAATCAGTTCTTACGCCAAGAAGGACTTGAGTCTCCCCTACTACAGAAACGTATTATTGCTGCATGGGACACTGTGGCTGGTGAGACTGTTGCTCGATACACACAAGAGAAGTTTATCAAAAATCAAACTCTATTCGTAAAGATTATAAACCCAGCTTTACGTGCCAACCTCTGCATGATGCAATCAGACTTAGTCAAGAAACTTAATGCTGCAGTTGGTTCTATGGTTATTTCCGAAGTGAAAATCTACTAA
- the ribH gene encoding 6,7-dimethyl-8-ribityllumazine synthase — translation MATELHHLSDYDAQSVPDASNMCFGIVVAEWNPEITGALLDGAVKTLEKHGAIPENIHIKTVPGSFELIYGAQMMTKNDGFDAVIILGSVIRGETPHFDYICEGVTYGIAHLNASQNIPVIYGLLTTNDLQQAKDRSGGRLGNKGDECAIDAIKMAKF, via the coding sequence ATGGCAACAGAACTTCATCATTTATCCGACTACGATGCGCAGAGTGTACCAGATGCAAGTAACATGTGCTTTGGTATCGTTGTAGCTGAGTGGAATCCGGAGATTACTGGTGCCTTGCTTGATGGTGCTGTAAAGACACTCGAGAAGCATGGTGCTATTCCAGAGAATATTCATATTAAGACAGTTCCTGGTAGCTTTGAGCTCATTTATGGTGCACAGATGATGACTAAGAATGACGGTTTCGATGCTGTTATTATTCTTGGAAGTGTTATCCGCGGTGAAACACCTCATTTTGACTATATCTGTGAGGGTGTGACATACGGAATAGCTCATCTCAACGCATCACAAAATATTCCTGTTATCTATGGTCTTCTGACAACCAATGACCTCCAGCAGGCTAAGGATCGCAGTGGTGGCAGACTTGGAAACAAGGGTGATGAGTGTGCGATTGATGCTATCAAGATGGCTAAGTTCTAA
- a CDS encoding EamA family transporter: MWILLAFVSATLLGLYDTSKKFSLRGNDVIPVLFLNTLFCSVIFLPLILLSQYTHVLDSSIFHVGAGGWEMHRWIILKSVIVLLSWVFGYFAIAQLPLTIVGPINATRPVMTLVGAMLVFGERLNAWQWVGVSLAIISLFLLARSGKREGIDFKHNKWIFFLVLAAMMGTCSGLLDKYLMASPENGGVGLDRMMAQSWYNIYQCIMMGVVLLVYIFNQRKKAERTAHFSWKWSILLISIFLSMADFAYFYALSLPGAMISIVSMVRRGSVLVSFLCGALLFREKNLKAKAIDLCFVLLGMIFLWIGSR, encoded by the coding sequence ATGTGGATTCTTTTAGCTTTTGTTTCAGCAACATTGTTGGGACTTTATGATACATCGAAGAAGTTTTCTCTTCGTGGAAATGACGTCATACCTGTACTCTTCCTCAATACACTCTTTTGTTCGGTAATTTTTCTGCCATTGATATTATTGTCACAATATACCCATGTACTCGATTCCAGTATCTTTCATGTCGGAGCTGGTGGATGGGAGATGCACCGATGGATCATACTAAAGAGCGTTATTGTACTCCTTTCTTGGGTATTCGGTTATTTTGCGATTGCTCAACTCCCCTTAACGATAGTCGGTCCAATTAATGCTACACGTCCAGTGATGACGCTTGTCGGTGCTATGCTTGTCTTTGGCGAACGATTAAATGCTTGGCAATGGGTTGGTGTCAGTCTGGCTATTATTTCCCTGTTTCTATTGGCAAGGAGCGGTAAAAGAGAGGGTATAGACTTCAAGCATAATAAGTGGATCTTCTTCTTGGTATTGGCAGCTATGATGGGAACATGCAGTGGACTGCTTGATAAATACCTGATGGCAAGTCCTGAGAATGGTGGGGTGGGGCTCGACCGCATGATGGCACAAAGCTGGTATAATATCTATCAATGTATCATGATGGGTGTAGTTCTCCTTGTCTATATCTTCAATCAGAGAAAGAAAGCAGAGCGTACAGCCCATTTCTCATGGAAGTGGTCTATCCTGCTCATATCTATATTCCTATCAATGGCAGACTTTGCCTACTTTTATGCACTCTCATTACCAGGTGCGATGATTTCCATTGTGTCAATGGTACGCCGTGGTTCCGTCCTCGTATCGTTCTTATGTGGTGCATTACTGTTTAGAGAAAAGAACTTAAAAGCAAAGGCAATCGACTTATGTTTTGTTCTCCTTGGAATGATATTCCTATGGATTGGCTCACGTTAA